In a genomic window of Lycium ferocissimum isolate CSIRO_LF1 chromosome 9, AGI_CSIRO_Lferr_CH_V1, whole genome shotgun sequence:
- the LOC132031162 gene encoding uncharacterized protein LOC132031162 — MQSNLESFLDCTTPLVASHFLAKSDIRKLNKLWHPSERKEIEYFTLADLWNCYDEWSAYGAGVPIKLDSGETLVQYYVPYLSAIQIFTSSSSVSTLREETESVWETRDSFSDSFSDESESEKLSRSDGCSSEEDNHLQMNDRLGYLYYQYFERSSPYGRVPLRDKISSLAEKHPGLMSLRSVDLSPASWMSVAWYPIYHIPMGRTIKDLSTCFLTFHTLSSSFQDMNLEDGMEKGIRKRNEGEAIPLPPFGLATYKMQGNVWISDRSGRDQERMVSLLSVADSWLKQLGVQHHDFKYFLGIRRG; from the exons ATGCAATCAAATCTTGAGTCTTTTTTGGATTGCACAACACCATTAGTAGCATCTCATTTTCTTGCCAAG AGTGATATTAGAAAACTTAATAAGCTTTGGCATCCAAGTGAAAGGAAAGAGATTGAATACTTCACATTGGCTGATCTTTGGAATTGTTATGATGAATGGAGTGCTTATGGTGCTGGAGTTCCTATTAAATTGGATAGTGGTGAAACTTTAGTCCAATATTATGTGCCTTATCTTTCAGCTATTCAAATTTTTACCAGCAGTTCATCTGTAAGCACTTTAAG gGAGGAGACTGAGTCTGTGTGGGAGACAAGGGATTCTTTCAGTGATTCATTCAGTGATGAGAGTGAGAGTGAAAAGCTTTCGAGATCGGATGGTTGTTCCTCAGAGGAAGATAATCACTTGCAAATGAATGATAGATTGGGTTACCTTTATTATCAATACTTTGAGAGATCTTCTCCATATGGAAGAGTCCCTCTTAGGGATAAG ATTAGTAGCTTAGCTGAAAAACACCCTGGATTAATGTCATTGAGAAGTGTAGATCTTTCACCAGCTAGTTGGATGTCAGTTGCTTG gtacCCGATATATCACATTCCCATGGGAAGAACCATTAAGGACTTGTCTACATGCTTTCTCACATTCCAcaccctttcttcttcttttcaag ATATGAACCTTGAAGATGGCATGGAGAAAGGTATTAGGAAACGAAACGAAGGGGAAGCAATCCCACTTCCACCTTTCGGTTTGGCAACTTACAAGATGCAGGGTAATGTGTGGATTTCGGACAGGAGTGGGAGGGACCAAGAGAGGATGGTGTCACTATTAAGCGTGGCAGACTCTTGGCTAAAGCAATTAGGGGTCCAACACCATGATTTTAAATACTTCTTGGGCATTCGTCGTGGCTAA